The Rissa tridactyla isolate bRisTri1 chromosome 6, bRisTri1.patW.cur.20221130, whole genome shotgun sequence genome includes a region encoding these proteins:
- the PLA2G12B gene encoding group XIIB secretory phospholipase A2-like protein isoform X1: MRLLFEAAVLCLTLGFGQCAEGTTQENTVHQAPQAESFYSDWGIGTIRDSFETVNGYFDSFLELLGGKNGVCQYRCRYGKAPMPRPHYKPQEPNGCSSYFLGLKVPESLDLGIPAMTKCCNQLDICYDTCGANKYRCDAKFRWCLHSICSDLKRSLGFVSKVEACESVADTVFNAVWTLGCRPFMNSQRSACICSEEERDEL; the protein is encoded by the exons ATGCGGCTGCTTTTCGAGGCAGCGGTTCTGTGCCTGACCCTGGGCTTTGGGCAATGCGCTGAGGGAACAACACAGGAGAACACCGTTCACCAAGCTCCCCAAGCAGAGTCATTCTATTCAGACTGGGGCATCGGGACCATCCGGGACAGCTTCGAAACGGTTAACGGCTACTTCGACTCCTTCTTGGAACTGCTTGGGGGTAAAAATGGTGTTTGTCAGTACAGATGTCGATATG gGAAGGCTCCAATGCCGCGACCTCACTACAAGCCCCAAGAACCCAATGGCTGTAGCTCCTATTTCCTGGGGCTCAAGGTACCCGAAAGT ctAGATTTGGGCATCCCTGCCATGACCAAGTGCTGTAATCAGCTGGACATTTGTTACGACACCTGCGGGGCCAACAAATACCGCTGCGATGCCAAGTTCCGCTGGTGCCTCCACTCCATCTGCTCCGACCTCAAGCGCAGCCTCGGGTTCGTCTCCAAGGTGGAAG cttGTGAATCCGTCGCAGACACAGTGTTCAACGCCGTCTGGACCCTGGGCTGCCGGCCCTTCATGAACAGCCAAAGGAGCGCCTGCATTTGCAGTGAGGAAGAACGAGATGAATTGTGA
- the PLA2G12B gene encoding group XIIB secretory phospholipase A2-like protein isoform X2 has protein sequence MRLLFEAAVLCLTLGFGQCAEGTTQENTVHQAPQAESFYSDWGIGTIRDSFETVNGYFDSFLELLGGKNGVCQYRCRYGKAPMPRPHYKPQEPNGCSSYFLGLKLDLGIPAMTKCCNQLDICYDTCGANKYRCDAKFRWCLHSICSDLKRSLGFVSKVEACESVADTVFNAVWTLGCRPFMNSQRSACICSEEERDEL, from the exons ATGCGGCTGCTTTTCGAGGCAGCGGTTCTGTGCCTGACCCTGGGCTTTGGGCAATGCGCTGAGGGAACAACACAGGAGAACACCGTTCACCAAGCTCCCCAAGCAGAGTCATTCTATTCAGACTGGGGCATCGGGACCATCCGGGACAGCTTCGAAACGGTTAACGGCTACTTCGACTCCTTCTTGGAACTGCTTGGGGGTAAAAATGGTGTTTGTCAGTACAGATGTCGATATG gGAAGGCTCCAATGCCGCGACCTCACTACAAGCCCCAAGAACCCAATGGCTGTAGCTCCTATTTCCTGGGGCTCAAG ctAGATTTGGGCATCCCTGCCATGACCAAGTGCTGTAATCAGCTGGACATTTGTTACGACACCTGCGGGGCCAACAAATACCGCTGCGATGCCAAGTTCCGCTGGTGCCTCCACTCCATCTGCTCCGACCTCAAGCGCAGCCTCGGGTTCGTCTCCAAGGTGGAAG cttGTGAATCCGTCGCAGACACAGTGTTCAACGCCGTCTGGACCCTGGGCTGCCGGCCCTTCATGAACAGCCAAAGGAGCGCCTGCATTTGCAGTGAGGAAGAACGAGATGAATTGTGA